In Aspergillus nidulans FGSC A4 chromosome II, a single window of DNA contains:
- a CDS encoding uncharacterized protein (transcript_id=CADANIAT00004557), which translates to MCPIIFCLFARDFCTIYSVTVFGSPGVDAIYLDWADIFTRRWQHRPAFKNRPYTYLMNSLFLKALNELYSGHYRRSSKAFNILSYTFSITQDR; encoded by the exons ATGTGCCCAATCATATTTTGCCTATTTGCTCGGGATTTTTGCACGATATACTCCGTCACAGTATTTGGTTCGCCAGGT GTTGATGCAATCTATCTTGATTGGGCGGATATCTTCACCCGCCGGTGGCAACACCGGCCTGCGTTCAAG AATAGACCTTACACG TATCTTATGAATAGC TTATTCCTTAAAGCCTTAAACGAGCTCTACTCTGGGCACTATCGCCGTTCATCAAAAGCGTTCAACATACTTAG CTATACATTTTCGATCACGCAGGACCGTTAG
- a CDS encoding MFS transporter (transcript_id=CADANIAT00004558), whose amino-acid sequence MTLSDAQQEWAPTEKCSIGAGKPFPPALPDQERYTVDFEGPDDPMHPQNWPLTIKLISSIMACSGTLIASLNSAIFSTAADQASRDFDVGREVISLGTALFVLGFATGPVFWAPMSELTGRKLPLVIAILSEGIFTVGCAAAQEVQTLIICRFFAGVCGASQLTVVPGVLADLYNNAHRGVAIGLYALTVFGGPFIAPIAGGFMASGHLGWRWTLYIPAILALAIGALSILFLKETYPPCILAVKASGIRKKRPENWAIHAEQETVELDIAVLVEKYFNRPLRLLVTEPMLLLISLYMSFIYGLVYALLQAFPYVFEHIHGLHPGLAGLMFVGLIIGVVLALCFILSQQAQYAKALAENGNVPVPEWRLRPAMLGAPIFALGLFWFGWTGFTPRIHWAAPAAAGIPIGFGILCIFFPCFNYLVDAYLPVAASAVAANIILRSAFASGFPLFTRQMFETMGVQWAATLLGCLATVLVPIPFVFKALGPRLRRTAG is encoded by the exons ATGACTCTTTCTGATGCGCAGCAAGAATGGGCTCCAACTGAGAAATGCTCAATCGGGGCAGGAAAGccatttcctccagcacTTCCAGATCAAGAGCGCTACACTGTCGACTTTGAAGGACCGGATGATCCCATGCATCCTCAGAATTGGCCGTTGACAATCAA ACTTATATCCTCGATAATGGCCTGCTCAGGTACATTGATCGCCTCCCTGAACAGCGCCATCTTCTCGACCGCAGCCGACCAGGCCAGCCGTGACTTCGATGTAGGAAGGGAAGTGATTAGTCTCGGGACCGCTCTCTTTGTCTTGGGCTTCGCCACAGGTCCAGTATTCTGGGCGCCCATGTCCGAGCTTACAGGCAGGAAACTGCCGCTGGTGATCGCCATTCTCAGTGAAGGGATCTTCACTGTCGGCTGTGCAGCTGCACAGGAGGTCCAGACCCTGATCATCTGCCGCTTTTTTGCTGGGGTATGCGGCGCGAGCCAACTGACCGTGGTCCCGGGCGTGCTCGCCGATCTTTACAACAACGCCCACCGTGGCGTCGCAATCGGGCTGTATGCGTTGACGGTATTCGGGGGCCCATTTATTGCCCCTATTGCTGGCGGGTTCATGGCGTCAGGTCATCtcggctggagatggacaCTGTACATCCCAGCCATTCTGGCCCTAGCCATTGGCGCGCTTTCCATTCTCTTCTTAAAGGAGACGTACCCTCCCTGTATCCTTGCTGTCAAGGCATCTGGCATTCGAAAGAAGAGACCAGAAAACTGGGCCATTCATGCAGAACAGGAAACGGTCGAGCTGGATATCGCCGTTCTGGTCGAAAAGTACTTCAATCGCCCGCTGCGCCTGCTCGTCACCGAGCCCATGTTGCTTCTTATATCGTTGTACATGTCCTTTATCTACGGTTTGGTCTATGCCTTACTCCAGGCCTTTCCGTACGTATTCGAGCACATCCATGGTCTACACCCGGGGCTGGCTGGGCTCATGTTCGTCGGGCTAATAATCGGCGTCGTCCTGGCCCTCTGCTTTATCCTTTCCCAGCAAGCCCAGTATGCAAAAGCACTGGCGGAGAATGGAAATGTGCCCGTTCCCGAATGGCGACTGCGTCCAGCCATGCTGGGGGCTCCGATATTTGCCCTTGGTCTGTTCTG GTTCGGCTGGACTGGCTTCACCCCTCGAATCCACTGGGCCGCACCAGCAGCCGCTGGGATCCCTATTGGCTTCGGCATTCTTTGCATATTTTTCCCGTGCTTCAACTACCTTGTTGATGCCTATTTACCGGT GGCCGCCTCTGCCGTCGCTGCGAACATCATCCTCCGGTCAGCCTTTGCATCCGgctttcctctctttacTCGGCAGATGTTCGAGACTATGGGGGTGCAGTGGGCAGCCACCCTGCTTGGCTGCTTAGCTACAGTACTCGTCCCAATTCCGTTCGTCTTTAAGGCCCTTGGGCCGCGACTAAGGCGGACTGCAGGCTGA
- a CDS encoding Zn(II)2Cys6 transcription factor (transcript_id=CADANIAT00004559) has protein sequence MTSVPLKRKRARVACEPCRSRKRKCDGAAPCETCRDWGYDCYYAAGRSSKHNAGASPSEPPPGGSGLGGDSHRLAVDPQRVARGLTANSSAVFVRKMGLKVDPANAPRVNLFAWNVGARRLSSGLVPAPAGLPLVDLVPLGSMRQLAEIYFSKVDPCYGFIDRQVFLQRLDARWSSSGSGRSGIYDSVLAGVAALGLLFSERSASATELQLIENAKSILESYDGYAPPSLDLITGWVLHVVYMRMTAAPYSTWLASSTIMHLIEAAGLQHENPSTAYDPDIRRRLVGVALHQNMWPSYDIGLSRVQVKADLMQFTDVRSKPGDYTAELLGLLPISARLDPEETDADGDSDVHLHQSLLETLDRTHTQPPSILAQTNLVLCILRRLNLLNISTSPALPDRILSLFQRALQSARSMLTACCPWQHIANVPFHIITILLEMDTRSSLELLPEAVQTVKMVASIYNTPTMREAYTTARFLVFVYQQRRSRDVRLLTSVLDANGQPGTELEPGRAASDGMQPALPRPSPNLGEMPLLEGLVADMSELQELDFDQFLSLDTLRSA, from the coding sequence ATGACCTCAGTCCCGCTTAAACGCAAGCGCGCCCGCGTTGCCTGCGAGCCCTGCCGTAGTCGGAAGAGGAAATGCGATGGCGCCGCCCCCTGCGAGACATGCAGGGACTGGGGCTACGACTGCTACTACGCAGCCGGCCGGAGCTCTAAGCACAATGCCGGGGCGTCTCCTAGCGAGCCGCCGCCTGGCGGCTCTGGGCTCGGCGGAGACAGCCATCGTCTGGCCGTTGATCCGCAGCGGGTGGCGCGCGGTCTCACGGCCAACTCGAGCGCCGTCTTCGTGCGCAAGATGGGCCTCAAGGTCGATCCCGCCAATGCGCCGCGCGTGAATCTTTTCGCCTGGAATGTCGGTGCGCGCCGCCTGTCGTCTGGGCTGgtgcctgctcctgctggGCTGCCCCTTGTCGACCTTGTCCCGCTGGGCAGCATGAGACAGTTGGCTGAGATTTACTTTTCCAAGGTCGACCCGTGCTATGGGTTTATTGACCGGCAGGTGTTCTTACAGCGTCTCGATGCACGGTGGTCGTCTAGTGGTAGTGGCCGAAGTGGTATCTACGATAGTGTCCTTGCAGGCGTGGCGGCGCTGGGGCTGTTGTTCTCTGAACGGTCCGCCAGTGCGACAGAGCTACAGCTAATCGAGAATGCAAAGTCTATCCTGGAAAGCTACGATGGATATGCACCGCCCTCTCTTGATCTGATCACTGGCTGGGTACTGCATGTTGTCTATATGCGGATGACTGCAGCGCCGTACTCAACATGGCTCGCTAGTTCGACGATAATGCATCTCATCGAGGCCGCAGGTCTCCAGCATGAGAATCCCAGCACTGCCTATGATCCAGACATCCGCCGGCGCTTGGTGGGTGTTGCCCTGCACCAGAACATGTGGCCTTCCTACGACATTGGGCTGTCCAGAGTGCAGGTCAAGGCCGACTTGATGCAGTTCACAGACGTCCGATCCAAGCCAGGAGACTACACGGCCGAACTCCTTGGCCTGCTGCCTATATCAGCCCGCCTTGATCCGGAGGAAACCGATGCGGACGGAGACAGCGACGTCCACCTACACCAGTCCCTCCTCGAGACCCTCGACCGGACCCACACACAGCCGCCCTCTATCCTCGCCCAGACGAACCTGGTCCTCTGTATCTTGCGGcgcctcaacctcctcaacatcagtaCATCTCCTGCCCTGCCGGACcgcatcctctccctcttccaaCGAGCGCTCCAGTCGGCACGCAGCATGCTCACAGCCTGCTGTCCGTGGCAGCACATCGCCAACGTCCCCTTCcacatcatcaccatccttcTGGAAATGGATACCCGCTCATCACTCGAACTCCTTCCCGAGGCCGTACAGACTGTGAAAATGGTCGCTTCGATATACAACACACCCACCATGCGTGAGGCCTATACGACGGCGAGGTTCCTGGTCTTCGTCTATCAGCAGCGGCGGTCCCGCGATGTCCGGCTACTGACCAGCGTGCTTGATGCGAATGGGCAGCCCGGGACCGAGCTCGAACCTGGCAGGGCAGCGAGCGATGGGATGCAGCCCGCTCTGCCGCGGCCGAGTCCAAATCTGGGTGAAATGCCGCTGCTGGAAGGGTTGGTTGCCGATATGTCAGAACTGCAAGAGCTGGACTTTGACCAGTTCTTGAGCCTCGATACGCTTCGGTCAGCGTAG
- a CDS encoding protein CYP660A1 (transcript_id=CADANIAT00004560), which produces MLEPFHLLILGAITAIGYILSQRGLDPREPPEVHSKIPIIGHILGLMRHGMGYFSRIAAENSSHPIFTINLLTNKQYIVTSPSLMQAVQRNKRTLKFAPLVNFTAERFAGIPESGMSLLRDREAGGAGLSAGTVHAMEKTLIGPSLDRMNEEMARMLSPLVDELVASPQTVDLYAWCTRAITAASTNASYGPKNPYKDSAIADAFWTFETNIAPLITGVFPSIMARKAYRARETTFAAVLTYFQTKGHEQGSELTKTRYRVMHAGGLSDTDIARAEVSMGLGLLSNTVPAAFWVLFDLYSRPSLLCEIRREVMKHAVRVENTQTPMGRKRIIDISALRDSCPLLVSAYQEILRTRSVSAVTRVVTEDTVLDNRYFLKKSGVVSIPASAIGATESVWGPESASEFNPRRYMRQTTPHGSTSPRRTGGFMSFGVSPTICPGRHFASSEILALVAMVILRIDLTPVDDGAWKAPEKNSMAIASGMCPVKGEFWVKVARRESEGEGVEWAVEAREGSGMFNLMVG; this is translated from the exons ATGCTCGAGCcattccatctcctcattctcggTGCGATAACGGCTATAGGATACATCCTAAGTCAACGCGGCCTCGATCCTCGTGAGCCACCGGAAGTGCACAGCAAGATTCCCATCATCGGTCACATCCTCGGTTTGATGCGCCATGGTATGGGATATTTCAGTCGAATTGC GGCGGAAAACTCCTCCCACCCGATCTTCACGATCAACCTCCTCACCAACAAGCAATACATTGTCACCTCCCCGTCCCTGATGCAGGCAGTCCAGCGCAACAAAAGAACACTCAAATTCGCGCCTCTCGTCAACTTCACTGCAGAGCGTTTTGCCGGAATCCCTGAGTCTGGGATGAGTCTTCTCCGCGACAGGGAAGCCGGTGGTGCGGGACTAAGTGCAGGGACAGTGCACGCAATGGAAAAGACGCTTATCGGGCCGTCATTAGATCGCATgaatgaggagatggcgagaATGCTGAGCCCGCTCGTGGATGAGCTTGTAGCGAGCCCTCAAACAGTTGATCTGTATGCGTGGTGTACACGTGCAATCACGGCCGCAAGCACAAATGCCTCATACGGCCCGAAGAACCCGTACAAGGACTCGGCAATCGCGGATGCATTCTGGACCTTCGAAACGAACATCGCCCCGCTGATAACAGGGGTCTTTCCCTCCATCATGGCGCGAAAGGCGTACAGGGCGCGCGAAACAACTTTCGCCGCAGTTCTGACGTACTTCCAAACAAAAGGCCATGAGCAAGGCTCGGAACTCACAAAGACCCGGTATCGTGTCATGCACGCTGGAGGCCTTTCAGATACAGATATCGCGCGCGCCGAAGTCTCTATGGGACTGGGCCTGCTCTCAAACACCGTCCCCGCCGCATTCTGGGTTCTCTTTGATCTGTATTCCAGGCCGAGTTTGCTGTGTGAGATCAGAAGGGAGGTGATGAAACATGCGGTTCGCGTTGAGAATACGCAGACGCCTATGGGGAGGAAGCGTATAATCGATATCTCGGCGCTCCGCGACTCATGCCCTCTCTTAGTGTCAGCGTATCAAGAGATCCTGCGGACTCGGTCTGTCTCGGCTGTTACGCGCGTGGTCACGGAGGACACAGTGCTTGACAACAGATATTTCCTCAAGAAGAGCGGGGTGGTGAGCATTCCTGCCTCAGCAATTGGTGCGACTGAATCCGTTTGGGGCCCTGAATCAGCGAGTGAGTTCAATCCGAGACGGTATATGAGGCAAACCACCCCCCATGGCAGCACGAGTCCCCGCCGGACAGGCGGCTTTATGAGCTTCGGCGTCTCACCGACTATCTGTCCAGGACGACATTTTGCCTCTTCGGAGATTTTGGCTCTTGTGGCCATGGTGATCTTGAGGATTGATCTGACTCCTGTGGATGACGGGGCCTGGAAAGCACCGGAGAAAAACTCAATGGCTATTGCTTCTGGGATGTGCCCGGTGAAGGGAGAGTTTTGGGTCAAGGTGGCTAGGAGGGAGAGTGAAGGCGAAGGAGTAGAGTGGGCAGTCGAAGCGAGGGAGGGAAGTGGGATGTTTAACCTGATGGTCGGTTGA
- a CDS encoding uncharacterized protein (transcript_id=CADANIAT00004561), which produces MQVSVVSGQDAIAINLPARYEQRLRLDTIYPFQTEFTRAAFSTAAAVYKTEPFTLRDMVSSAENGCRGCRFLAAVLAGVGSVYAYTELELAGMAFKWLGSSFTLDMTMEDGTQSSGGCFSETIPDSCILIPDPGWPAVYLGVRDCQGAGTIVQGPLPALHAIVGVSGTDALTTDSLLHKLEFQVGCQGGLSYECGGDSIAPHFKPVPTVMNVAKLKTLSELKAAEGGGGLVGDDFTMLIYRNWVDIVVSYAKLDITVPSDRFSAISVTAKIVSRNMKSEYLAGIWRATFMEEGLLWAHSAVTVEADGPLNQDWTRCTFAEPALDLMGAKLSFYADAYIDRDKYGFWNALAKGRAGLRHVIYFMFLERDALR; this is translated from the exons ATGCAGGTCTCTGTCGTATCTGGCCAAGACGCTATAGCCATAAACCTGCCCGCGCGTTATGAGCAGCGTCTTCGTCTGGATACCATATACCCCTTTCAAACTGAGTTCACCAGGGCTGCCTTCTCAACT GCTGCGGCGGTATACAAGACAGAGCCTTTTACGCTCCGCGATATGGTTTCGTCAGCTGAAAACGGGTGTAGAGGGTGCAGATTTCTTGCGGCTGTGCTGGCCGGAGTGGGTTCAGTCTACGCCTATacggagctggagctggcggGCATGGCATTCAAGTGGCTGGGCTCGAGCTTTACCCTGGATATGACTATGGAAGATGGCA CGCAGTCCTCTGGTGGCTGTTTTTCTGAGACAATACCGGACAGTTGTATCCTGATTCCGGACCCGGGCTGGCCTGCTGTATATCTCGGTGTACGGGATTGCCAGGGCGCCGGAACGATCGTTCAAGGCCCACTTCCCGCTCTTCACGCGATCGTGGGTGTATCAGGAACGGATGCTCTCACGACGGATTCTCTTCTGCACAAATTAGAGTTCCAGGTCGGCTGCCAGGGAGGCCTGTCGTACGAGTGCGGCGGAGACTCGATAGCACCACATTTCAAGCCCGTGCCTACCGTGATGAATGTGGCCAAGCTCAAGACACTGTCCGAGCTAAAGGCAGCcgagggcggcggcgggtTGGTTGGTGATGATTTCACGATGCTGATCTATCGCAACTGGGTAGATATAGTGGTGAGCTATGCGAAGCTGGATATCACGGTACCGTCCGACAGATTTTCTGCTATATCTGTCACCGCAAAAATCGTTTCTCGGAATATGAAAAGCGAGTACCTAGCTGGAATATGGCGAGCGACGTTCATGGAAGAAGGATTGCTTTG GGCACACAGCGCAGTGACTGTGGAAGCCGACGGGCCACTCAATCAAGACTGGACAAGATGCACATTTGCGGAGCCTGCCTTGGATCTTATGGGTGCGAAGTTGTCCTTCTATGCGGATGCCTACATCGACCGAGATAAATATGGGTTCTGGAATGCATTGGCAAAGGGGCGTGCAGGCTTGCGCCATGTTATCTACTTCATGTTCCTCGAGAGAGACGCCCTGAGATAG
- a CDS encoding uncharacterized protein (transcript_id=CADANIAT00004562) produces the protein MYPWKALSTWAPFEIDALGLVTLLGANEVDIAVGRLAPSYWLEYMPLLAGFRHRDRNLAAWFTRWMQTQEFHVSRSLVYWEVDKTPRPRWMYFIVPALISATFNGFLLAMTVLSGDWYGFANTIAIILLIIVRAYMIQENRHAINKTVAAAKPLPTTFAGALEEWKEKRKRDPQAPALRRDSRQWRPEVAKILVVMPDSRAVTMFIPEHLLRGVFVTETPVRSPGIYRLLQWTGWVAFTVHVVTLGMAQLATQLYVVALMVIPTVLICYGYGCDDSRIAKGWRWLLGEEAAPYVYQAGPQLKATVFEWPEDVEFARDGKGVLYRRDPGPISPDKRSTARQDLYAWLNLTEEEQRSLWDWHLLPHRRGHDDSWWNIFNEKQRLIRERPPDLKALKDRIQDELRAPRFKRRVSNWRYKDLDVEKGFK, from the exons ATGTACCCCTGGAAAGCTCTCTCGACATGGGCCCCCTTCGAAATCGACGCTCTCGGTCTTGTCACTCTCCTCGGCGCCAACGAAGTTGATATCGCCGTCGGCCGTTTAGCGCCCAGCTACTGGCTGGAATATATGCCGCTGCTGGCAGGGTTC CGGCATCGTGACAGGAACCTCGCAGCGTGGTTCACGCGGTGGATGCAGACGCAGGAATTCCATGTCTCGCGCAGCCTCGTATATTGGGAGGTCGACAAGACGCCCCGGCCCCGGTGGATGTATTTCATCGTCCCAGCCCTAATCTCAGCTACCTTCAATGGCTTCCTGCTTGCCATGACGGTCTTGTCTGGCGACTGGTACGGGTTTGCGAATACGATAGCTATTatactcctcatcatcgtGCGCGCATACATGATTCAGGAGAACCGCCACGCAATCAATAAAACCGTCGCGGCTGCAAAGCCCCTTCCTACCACCTTTGCAGGCGCGCTAGAAGAATGGAaagagaagcgcaagagggATCCGCAGGCGCCGGCGCTGCGGCGGGACTCGCGACAGTGGCGACCAGAGGTCgccaagatcctcgtcgtcatgCCTGATTCGCGAGCCGTCACGATGTTTATCCCCGAGCATCTCCTGCGCGGTGTCTTCGTCACCGAGACGCCCGTCCGGTCACCCGGGATCTACCGGCTGTTGCAGTGGACCGGCTGGGTGGCGTTTACCGTCCACGTCGTCACACTAGGCATGGCCCAATTGGCGACCCAGCTATATGTGGTCGCACTGATGGTCATTCCAACCGTCCTGATATGCTACGGCTATGGTTGTGACGACTCTAGGATTGCAAAAGGGTGGCGGTGGCTATTGGGGGAGGAGGCCGCGCCGTACGTCTACCAAGCGGGACCGCAGCTAAAAGCAACTGTCTTTGAGTGGCCGGAAGATGTGGAATTTGCCAGGGATGGCAAGGGCGTCTTGTACAGACGCGATCCGGGACCAATTTCTCCGGACAAGCGATCAACCGCCCGTCAGGACTTATACGCGTGGCTGAATCTGACCGAAGAGGAGCAGAGGAGCCTCTGGGACTGGCATTTGCTGCCTCATAGACGGGGCCACGATGACTCATGGTGGAATATCTTTAACGAGAAGCAGAGGCTCATTAGGGAGCGACCGCCGGATCTGAAGGCCCTCAAGGACCGCATTCAGGATGAGCTCAGAGCACCAAGGTTCAAGCGCAGAGTCTCAAACTGGCGGTATAAGGATCTAGATGTTGAAAAAGGGTTTAAGTAG
- a CDS encoding uncharacterized protein (transcript_id=CADANIAT00004563) → MPIGAYLQYSRPASSLARAVSALARRHSVSSAPRSRPVSHAAARSRAYSIALVGTGYRGYRSHFLSLLGSPTLSITAVCDTNGTALESFSVEHPDIPTYNSLSSLLHHHRPDFAIVSVPHCAHLECISALAAKGVHVLKEKPIAESVDEYEWMTGLPVKVGITFQKRFEPHFLQFRSLLPLVGDVAAVDASLALNITNLEETWRASAGVGVTEDLGCHMLDLLVWLLGLPASVMAQQVSSVRPSQRYGGDDVCDIMMNWGTRNCIGHVRLSRVAHKPVSSIVVTGTNGTLIINGQAVTHYDTQGCETISSTHQPDEKQVIHSMVQEFGDWVTGRGPSFSTSLANVRNTVSLVDAVKMSLASRQLQRPLPLSASSTAVWGAINNRNGLSTKTLTSRVSAATLFTSTQARNRDRSFRLNTGALIPAVGLGTRRAQKPGLVYRAVRSALKTGYRHIDTAMSSGVEHEIGQAVKDSGVSRSQVWVTTKLDNRWHTRVQEALDMSLSELGMDYVDLYLMLADWDFVKTWYGKIFLSLMAGFLFLSSTGKNCKILRQPKCEILLHPYWPSRKLLQYCRNHEIHCTAYSCLGSTDSPLLEDKVLLEICKRRNKSPQQVLTDNSRIMWGLQRGTSVVPKTVNAARIEENFDLNGWALSDDELDKLNRCTTRFKSCNDDWLPATVFSEDGH, encoded by the exons ATGCCGATCGGAGCATATTTACAATACTCAAGGCCAGCAAGTTCGTTAGCCAGGGCCGTCTCTGCTCTAGCACGACGCCACTCCGTCAGCTCTGCGCCCAGATCTCGGCCAGTCTCACATGCCGCGGCAAGATCGAGGGCCTACAGCATTGCCTTGGTAGGCACCGGATACCGGGGGTATAGAAGTCATTTCCTCAGTCTCCTGGGTAGCCCGACCCTCTCGATAACAGCCGTCTGTGACACCAATGGCACGGCACTAGAATCGTTCTCGGTCGAACACCCAGACATTCCCACTTACAATTCCCTGTCCTCGCTCCTGCACCACCACCGGCCCGATTTTGCCATCGTATCTGTGCCCCATTGCGCCCACTTGGAATGCATCTCTGCTCTCGCAGCGAAGGGTGTCCAtgtgttgaaggagaagccgATTGCGGAGTCGGTGGATGAGTATGAGTGGATGACCGGTTTGCCGGTCAAAGTAGGAATCACTTTTCAGAAGCGGTTCGAGCCTCACTTTCTTCAGTTTAGGAGCTTGCTCCCACTTGTGGGGGATGTCGCCGCTGTTGACGCTAGCCTTGCTCTAAATATCACCAACCTTGAGGAGACATGGCGTGCAAGCGCTGGCGTCGGAGTGACG GAAGATCTTGGATGCCATATGCTCGATCTCCTCGTATGGCTTCTGGGACTGCCGGCCTCTGTGATGGCGCAGCAGGTCTCCTCCGTACGGCCGTCCCAGAGGTACGGTGGGGACGACGTCTGTGACATTATGATGAACTGGGGGACCCGGAACTGCATAGGCCACGTACGGTTGTCACGCGTCGCTCATAAGCCTGTTTCATCCATCGTAGTGACCGGGACCAACGGGACCCTGATCATCAATGGGCAAGCAGTCACCCACTATGACACTCAAGGCTGCGAAACAATAAGCTCCACGCATCAGCCAGACGAGAAGCAGGTGATTCACTCCATGGTCCAGGAGTTTGGGGACTGGGTTACTGGTCGTGGACCGTCATTTTCCACCTCGCTGGCAAACGTGCGGAATACAGTCTCTCTCGTCGACGCTGTTAAGATGTCTCTTGCTAGTCGTCAGCTCCAACGCCCGCTCCCACTATCTGCGTCTTCGACCGCTGTTTGGGGTGCCATAAACAACAGAAATGGGCTCTCGACTAAGACTCTTACAAGTCGAGTGTCAGCAGCCACTTTATTCACCTCTACCCAAGCCAGAAACAGAGACAGATCTTTCCGCCTCAATACAGGAGCATTGATTCCGGCTGTTGGCTTGGGCACACGCAGAGCCCAAAAACCTGGTCTGGTTTATAGGGCTGTTCGTTCAGCATTAAAAACCGGGTATAGGCATATTGACACTGCCATGTCTTCCGGGGTTGAGCATGAGATTGGGCAAGCTGTGAAGGACTCCGGGGTCTCGCGAAGTCAGGTCTGGGTCACCACAAAGCTGGACAATAGATGGCATACGCGTGtccaggaagctctggatATGTCTCTAAGTGAGCTGGGTATGGACTATGTTGACCTCTATCTCATG CTGGCCGACTGGGACTTTGTTAAGACATGGTATGGCAAGATATTTCTCTCGCTTATGGCTGGATTCCTGTTTCTAAGCTCTACAGGGAAGAACTGCAAAATCTTGCGGCAACCAAAGTGCGAAATATTG CTTCATCCCTATTGGCCATCAAGAAAGCTTTTGCAGTACTGCCGCAATCATGAGATCCATTGTACAGCCTATTCCTGCCTTGGGTCTACAGATTCTCCGCTACTAGAAGACAAAGTTTTGCTTGAAATatgcaagagaaggaacaaGTCACCGCAGCAGGTTCT CACTGACAATTCAAGGATCATGTGGGGGCTCCAGCGCGGCACCAGTGTAGTACCCAAAACCGTCAACGCTGCTCGCATTGAGGAAAACTTTGATTTGAATGGCTGGGCACTGAGTGACGATGAATTGGACAAATTGAACCGATGCACCACCCGGTTCAAGTCTTGTAATGATGACTGGCTGCCGGCAACAGTCTTCTCTGAAGACGGGCACTGA
- a CDS encoding uncharacterized protein (transcript_id=CADANIAT00004564): MTSEMWPLSSQEPIPHTWAAVCCINTPFGITDQEGNVDICIDVSECLFKMFFISRFYALDLGKYWQRRRCNTGLV; this comes from the exons ATGACTAGTGAAATGTGGCCCCTAAGTTCCCAGGAGCCTATACCTCACACTTGGGCTGCCGTCTGCTGTATCAACACTCCTTTCGGTATCACCGACCAAGAAGGGAACGTAGACATTTGTATTGACGTGTCTG AATGTCTGTTCAAAATGTTCTTTATATCTCGGTTCTATGCTCTCGATCTGG GTAAGTATTGGCAGAGGCGGAGGTGCAATACTGGGTTGGTGTAG